The window CGCCACATGCCCTGCGCTTTGGCGTAGGCTTCCACCAGCGCGATTTGTTCGGCGCTGCGGCCGCTGAGCTTCATATAGCCGAGCGTAACGTCATCCACCGGGAAGAAGCCGCAGGTGGCGCCGAACTCCGGCGACATGTTGGCGATGGTCGCCCGGTCCGCCAGCGGCAGATCGGCCAGGCCGTCGCCGTAAAACTCGACGAACTTGCCGACAACGCCGTGTTTGCGCAGCATTTGGGTGACGGTCAGCACCAGATCGGTGGCGGTAATGCCCTCGCGGAGCTTGCCGGTCAGCTTGAAGCCGACCACATCCGGGATCAGCATCGACACCGGCTGGCCCAACATCGCCGCTTCCGCTTCGATGCCGCCCACGCCCCAGCCGAGGATGCCCAGGCCGTTGATCATGGTGGTGTGGGAATCGGTGCCCACCAGCGTATCGGGATAAGCCACACGGCGGCCGCTTTCGTCGCTGTGCCAAACCGTTTGGCCGAGGTATTCGAGGTTGACCTGGTGACAGATGCCGGTGCCCGGCGGCACCACGCGGAAGCGGTTAAAAGCTTTCTGCCCCCAGCGCAGGAAGGTGTAGCGCTCGTGGTTGCGCTGCATTTCGATACGCACATTGTCTTCGAAGGCGTTGTTATCGCCAAATTCATCGACGGTAACCGAGTGGTCAATCACCAGATCCACCGGCGACAGCGGGTTCACCTGCTCGACATTGCCGCCCAGTCGCCGTACCGCTTCGCGCATCGCCGCCAGATCCACCACCGCCGGGACGCCGGTAAAATCCTGCATCAGCACGCGCGCCGGACGGTAGGCGATCTCACGGTCAGCATGGCCGGTTTGCAACCAGGCGACGATGGCCTTGAGGTCGTCAACCTGCACGGTATCGCCATCCACATGACGCAGCAGGTTCTCCAACAGCACTTTCATCGATTTCGGCAACCGGTCGATAGCACCCAGCTGCTTCGCCGCCAGCGGCAGACTGTAGTAGTAATATTCGCTATTCAGCGCAACCAGCTTATCCAGACTTGTTTCACGAAGATCGGACGACATAGCTCCTCCATTTCTTATTGTGACTAAAACAGGGTAATCAGTGAGGTCTTGTTTAAAGATACCACAAAGACAAGTTAACGTTTTGATAACAACACGATTTGATCACAACGATAGGTGGGAACAATCACAGAAGTTAATGTGAAGAGTGTCAGCGAGTTACCTTAACCGCCGCTCCTTGCCTGAAATGCCAAAGCCGCATGAAACGGTTTCATCGAACATGCGCGATAATTTCAATCGGCATTTCCCGATACATCAGCGATATTGAACATTCTGACAATAAAGCACGCGCATGGAGCACATTTTGAATATCACCATCGATCCAACCTTCCAAAATCTAATGGTCGTGGCTACATCACTCATACCGTTGATTTTGTTTATCATTATTATCTATCGCACGCGCTCTGGTTATATTCTACTCAAATTCTTGTGGGATAAAGTTCTGCGCGGTAAGGGCAGCCAGTATGAGAGCATCAAAACATTCGACAGTGAACAGTATGAGGTGCATCGCTTTATTTACCATTACGGCATCAAGGTTAGAAACCTCACGGAAATTGAGGCAACGCTGCGTTGGATGGAGAACAAAGACGTCGCAATGCATGAGTTGCGGCGCATAAAGGACAGATTTACCCCTAAAGATCAGAAAATTAGGCTGGCAAGCGCGATGGAGTTTGCCATCCTTGCTGTATCTATCGTGCTTTTGTACTTCATTACCATTGCCGCAACGAAACTCACAATCACCAATGAAGCCTGGTATGAGTTCAAACAGACCACGCACAGTTTTCTGTTGGGCAAAGACTATGCGAAAAACTCAGATCTGTTTATTCCGTTTATATCAGACAAAAAATGGGAACTGACACGAGAGCAATGCGGAGCCCGTGATGCTTTTCAACGCGCCGCCGAGGTCGGTCTATTGGAAAGTGAGGTACAATCAATCTGTTATAAACTCACCAACGGTGATGACAGTGAACGGCGCGCCGATGTAAAAATACAAAAGAGAATAGGATGGACGCTTTTGGCATCAAGCCTTTATCTCCTTTACCTGGCTGTTATAACGATCGTCGCCGCCAAACGGGCCAAAACGTTGGATAAGCGTATCAATCAAGACGCTAACGCTTTACCTCAGTCTCAACCCCCGACGAATAACCAAGATGCGCCGTAAGCGGCAGCATGCAAAACAGGAGGGACACCCCCTCCTGTTTTGGCCGACGCGCCGCCAACCTGAACTTACTTAATCGGCAGCTTGATGTCCTTGAACATCGCTTCGATCTCTTCGTTGGAGCGCAGCGCCACCGCGCTGTCGACCACGTCGCGCGTCAGGTGCGGCGCGAAGCGCTGAATGAAGTCATACATGTAGCTGCGCAGGAAGGTGCTGCGGCGGAAGCCGATTTTGGTGGTGCTGTAGGTGAAGATGTCGCGCGCATCCACCGTCACCAGATCCGGATCCTGCACCGGATCCACCGCCATGCTGGCGATCACCCCTACCCCCAGTCCCAGCCGCACATAGGTTTTGATCACGTCGGCGTCGGTGGCGGTAAAGACGATGCGCGGCGTCAGACCGGCGCGGTTGAAGGCGGTGTCCAGCTCCGAGCGGCCGGTAAAGCCGAAGGTGTAAGTGACGATCGGGTAAGCCGCCAGCTCTTCAATGCTGATGCTGCTTTTGCCCGCTAAAGGATGATCGGGCTTCACCACCACCGCACGGTTCCAGTGGTAGCACGGCAACATGATGAGATCGTCGTACAAGTGCAGCGCCTCGGTGGCGATGGCAAAATCGGCGGTGCCCTTGGAGACCGCTTCGGCGATCTGCGTCGGCGAGCCCTGATGCATGTGCAGCGAGACGCGCGGGTAACGCTCGATAAAGCCCTTGATCACGTTTGGCAAGGCGTAGCGAGCCTGCGTATGCGTGGTGGCGACGTACAGCGAGCCTTTGTCCGGGTAGGTGTGTTCACCGGCAACGGCTTTGATGGCGTCCACTTTGGACAACACTTCACGCGCGATGCGAATGATTTCCTGGCCGGCGGGGGTGACCTGGGTCAGGTGCTTGCCGCTGCGGGCGAAAATCTGGATGCCCAGCTCATCTTCGAGCATGCGCACCTGTTTACTGATGCCGGGTTGAGAGGTATAGAGCCCTTCTGCCGTCGAGGAGACATTCAGGTTGTGGTTAACCACTTCCACAATGTAACGAAGCTGCTGCAATTTCATATCTTATACCATCCTAGGTTAAACACTGCGGCTTACCCGCAGCCAGGTATATCGGTGTCGCCCCGGTATGCTGAAACTCACAAGCCATAAACCCCGTGTTCTACCCTGATGGTGAAGAAAACGCCGTTGTTAATAAGCTTTAATAATAAAAAAACTTTTTATATAACCACTATACCACGATGCAGCTTCAAGTATAGATCCGCGTCACACTATGATAACGATTATTTTGCATTGGTATCAACGTGAAACGGCGGTGTCGGAGGGATAAAAACAGCAAAGGATAGATCCGTTTGCCCCTTTTCACCAATAAAAAAACCAGCCGCCAGGGCTGGTTTTTCATCTTGCAGGCAGGACATCGCCCTTACTTCTTGCCTTCGACCCACTTGCCGTCCACGTAGAACGCGGACCAACCGGTCGCCTTGCCGTCTTTTTCAGAGGAGACGTACTGCTGCTTGGTTTTACGGCTGAAACGCACCAGCGTTTTGTTGCCTTCGGCATCCGCCACAGGCGCATCGGCCAGGTAGCGCAGTTTCTCCGGCAGACGATCCTTGAAGCGAGCCAGCTCCTCCACCAACGGCGCGCGGGTCTCGCGCGATTTAGGGAAGGTGTTGGCCGCCAGGAACACG of the Serratia marcescens subsp. marcescens ATCC 13880 genome contains:
- a CDS encoding DUF6216 family protein, with amino-acid sequence MNITIDPTFQNLMVVATSLIPLILFIIIIYRTRSGYILLKFLWDKVLRGKGSQYESIKTFDSEQYEVHRFIYHYGIKVRNLTEIEATLRWMENKDVAMHELRRIKDRFTPKDQKIRLASAMEFAILAVSIVLLYFITIAATKLTITNEAWYEFKQTTHSFLLGKDYAKNSDLFIPFISDKKWELTREQCGARDAFQRAAEVGLLESEVQSICYKLTNGDDSERRADVKIQKRIGWTLLASSLYLLYLAVITIVAAKRAKTLDKRINQDANALPQSQPPTNNQDAP
- the cysB gene encoding HTH-type transcriptional regulator CysB — encoded protein: MKLQQLRYIVEVVNHNLNVSSTAEGLYTSQPGISKQVRMLEDELGIQIFARSGKHLTQVTPAGQEIIRIAREVLSKVDAIKAVAGEHTYPDKGSLYVATTHTQARYALPNVIKGFIERYPRVSLHMHQGSPTQIAEAVSKGTADFAIATEALHLYDDLIMLPCYHWNRAVVVKPDHPLAGKSSISIEELAAYPIVTYTFGFTGRSELDTAFNRAGLTPRIVFTATDADVIKTYVRLGLGVGVIASMAVDPVQDPDLVTVDARDIFTYSTTKIGFRRSTFLRSYMYDFIQRFAPHLTRDVVDSAVALRSNEEIEAMFKDIKLPIK